In the genome of Acanthopagrus latus isolate v.2019 chromosome 17, fAcaLat1.1, whole genome shotgun sequence, the window AAAGAGAGGTAGCTGTAGTAGTTTATTTGCACACTCAGAGGTTGcctgaaaacagctgattaCAAATAAGTATAATATTTCATAAGTGATTCCATCAGCAGTTTAATGACTCATAAACTTTAATATACTTTTGGCCAATGATGAAAGCCTCAACAGTCGATATTCAAATGGACCATAACATGTTATTGTATATTGAACTACAACATTTGATTTCAGGGTGTAGGATCCCTGAGACAAAGGAAATGACCAGGTTTCGGTTTGTGCATGAgtaatgagagagaaaaagaaagaagtacACAGTGATGCAGAGTGCTTTACTGAAACGTCATACATCATCAGGCCAACTCTAACAGCTCGAATAATATAATCTCATCACCTTGGTATTTTATGACTTACAGGGAATAGACCTCTCTGTGGTCTACCAACCCGATACACAATGTCActatgtaaaaatgtgtctaaCTTACTATGCATTAAAcatgtactttttattttgtgtaatgaCAGTGCTTTATGGTAATGTTTTGcgttcaaattcaaatttaattcaaaaaactttatttgtcaAAGGGCAGGGGGAGTTTAAGGCAAATGGAGTAGACAGTAGACACCACGTTAAAAATGCAAGTCAGCATGTTACttacacagacataaaacaaatcagatgAACTTGAAAAATATACACAACTTACAATGTACACACTGagatatttataatatttaaatGAGGTGCAAAGTAGCATTGAGTATGTTGAATTGAGCATTTAGAGGCCAGCAGCAACTTAGTGataaatgtgcaaatgtgaaaaatgtgatagGCGGAGAGGGGAAATGGGAAATGCAGTGACCATCAACAGATTACTTATACCAGTCTGTATATTGGGCCTCAAGATgagatgaaaaataagaaaagacattttcaaggACAAAAACTGGTTGATctcatattttttgtatttcaggttttgttttctcttttacattAGTAACACACAGTTCACTATATCAGTTAATCTTTTGTTCAAAACTGTTGTCTTAACTAACATGCAGCTCAGTACAGCAGGCCATCTAACATCCAAAATGCATCAATGCAGTGGTTCACAAAGTGTCTCATATagggaaaaaaattaagttaTTGCTATTTACTAACAGGAGACCACGTGGAGCAAGTTTAAAGACCACTGCACAAAtgaagtaaaacacatttttacccATCTCAGGATCAACCCTTGTCCCCGGACAATGGCAGCCTTGACTGCATTGTTCAGTGACACTTGAATGAAcagatatattttctttttccttagTTGTAAGCTGTTTTGATGCCCCACGTTCTcttatctgttgtttttgtgttttcactcacagCTGCAAATCAAATTTCCCCTCAGGAGACAGTAGCAggtctgagctgagctgagctgtttCCCAATAACACTAATTATGTAGTAACGTAAAAAATAACCCACACCCTCTAATGACAGGAGTCTGTTTACTTCAACTTATCGTCAAGTACAACATGACTTTAAGTAGGCCTAATTCCAGTACTGCGATACGAATCTGTACATTTACTACAACAGTTCAAGACTTCAGGTGCAATTcaccaaatgtattatttatcctttaaataACGTCAACCCCAAACAAGAATAATTAGCCTCAATGGGTAAAACTTCCATTTAGTCACTGTCCCTCACATAACAGGGGAGTATACTGCCGTAACCATTTCCTCATAGCTTTGAAAAGAATCATCATGTAGTAATGTagatattttaataaaacataactATAATGTTTTGCTGTAGGCTACCTTATAAATACTATAGCAGCTGGATCCAATGTCACATTGATTCGAgctgcatataaaaaaaacatgtggatGATTTATTTGACAGTTATGTAACAGCTGGTAAAACACAAACGGACTTGTTTTGCCCTCTCATCCATGAGGTGATgccagctttgtgtttttcactgctCCATCTTGCAGAGCCACGCCCCTCCCTGTGAGACACCAATGGTTGAGTAAATGTCATTGGCCCGCTGGCGCTCACAGTTAATACACTGCCGGTGATTGGTGAATTTGGACCAATGGACGCACTCAGCTGCCGTGACGTTGGAACACATTAGAGAATGGCGCGAAGGTGCAGATGTTGGCGTtccgagagaggagagaagaggaaggagaagaagaataacTCGGCGGAGGTCTGCTTTTCAAACAGAAGCACTTCAGACGGTGAGAACAATGGgttttatgcaaatgtttaaCCAGGCTTTCAGACCAGTCAGACAAACTGGTGATGGAGTTAAAGGTCGATTTGGACACTTTTTAAGCCGGTGTAAGAAGTTCATTCAGCATCACTGAAGTCAACTGGAGAAGTTAGTTAACGGTCTTTGTTGCTATGCCCGCCGTAATATGGCCGTAATAACGTAACATCAAAATTACAAGAGCGTCttaaaattaattgaaaaactGTCTCAAAGGCACAATTATTGCTAACATGTTTCCATTTAACTTGGACAATAAGTCGAATAATTGGTTTACACTACATTTTATggctttatgttttgttttgagtcaaTGTTACGTAATGAGCATTAATGTACAGTCTGTTTTGCTAACTGGCTGATTTTAATTCCCCAGTGGGGGACATACTTTATTTGCTCTTTATCAATATTCTCGTCTGTAATTAATAACCATTTTCATAATGatttgatgtgtgttgtttttttagattgtgtgaatgttttatatGGTCGTGTGCAGCACCTCTGTGACAAGGTTAACTTACATCTGTTGCCCACTTAGTTGCCCCGCCTCCGCCATTTTGGAAACAACCCATTTACTgagaattgtgtgtgtggtgtccagGAGTGGGCACTCAGAAACATCACCTTCCACTATCACTAACGTTGTAATTATAGCTGAGGTGGATAACTTGTTTTGCCTGTCATGTCTTCACATGTTTGGCTGTTGACAGTTTATGTAACTTTGTAATGGTAGCATTAGCAACTATACAGCCCCTTCAGCTGCATTATTCTTATTTATGCTGAAAAGATGAATTATTGATCagctataaaaataaacaacacaagcaTACATGTTTAGTTCATTGATTTAGTAATAAGGTTAttctcttgttgttttgaagCTACAGGCCAAACTACAGGGAGAATTATAGAAGGTAACTGTTTTGTTAAAGGGCCTTCTTGCATGCATGACCAATGATCTGTCAAAACATGATCCGTAATTGATGTGGACATACTGCAAAATCAGCACTGCTTTGTGTCATAGGTGGACCTGAAATTAAAGCTTATTCATTGTGTACAAATAGTCATAACGTTATATTGCTTGATTataatctgtgttttcacattttcttccagTGTCAACTGATTCTGCAAAAAATGGAAGCCTCAGGAGGTAGGTATAAACCATGTGTTATGTGGATAATTAGCTTTGGCATGCAatagtacatttttaaaaagttaaattttAGACCATTTGTGACCTCAAATGctactgaaacaaaaacaagaaagggCAGTATATAACAGCAAACCAGGAAGGTTTTTCACCAGAAAAGTAGTGCACAGCAAAGTTGCTGTGTCCTCTGAATGCGTATGCACGACTTCAACACATATTTAACTCTACGAGTAACTGGAGTTGTTTTGATGTGGTTAGTGCAGCGAGTTGCAAAGCTGATCTATAAAGCATCACTGCTACAATACTtaacagtctttgttttgtcacatcttgttttcatttcctcttcatTGCCTTATTCAAATGCTGCCACACAGCAGggattattgtattttttctgacCTCTCTGACAAAGCAATGACCCATAAGATGGTAGCAGGAGGCCTCCTTTAATTATCCACGGACAGTGAATCTCAATAGAGGCATCCATTAACAGATTTTGATAGTCGGGTCACTGTCactaattaaatcaaaatgtctgatttGATTGTATAAACATTTCCACATTGTTAACCTCTAATGTCACGTCATGTCATCATCACATTTGAGAGACATCACTGACAAATGTCCTGTTTTACAGACATCCAAGTGAAGGAGCTGAACAAGCGTGCTTCAGGTCAGGCATTTGAGGTCATCCTGAGCCCCTCAGCTTCAAATGCTAAGGCTGAATTTCTGTTGTCCCcactgaagaaaaaggaaacatcgCTGGATGAGATTAAGAAGAAACTGGAAGCTGCCGAAGAGAGACGCAAGGTATTGTCAGAAATTGCAAACAGATATGTGAAATTTAAGTAATTAATTTAGCCTTGCACACTGGATAAAGATTCTGGTTCTGTCTTTTTTGCCAGAGCCATGGAGCTGAAACGCTGAAACACTTGGCTGAACAAAGAGAGCACGAGAAGGAGGTTGTGCAGAAGGCCATGGAGGAAAGATGCAACTTTATCAAGGTGACAAAGGAGAAACTCGATCAGAAGATGGTAGCGAACAAAGAGAACCGCACTGCACAGATGGCAGCTCTCACTGAGAAATTCAAGGAGAAGGTAAGCTCCTGATTTGATGTCAACTCAGCCTCATGACTAACGttgataaaatgaaaactacAGAGTTGTGATTCCTTTGTTGTTCAACACTAATAGGACAAGAAGCTCGAAGAAGTGAAGAAGAACAAGGAGGTGATGAAAGAAAGCAAGAATTAAGTTGGTAATGATCTGGAAAACAGTCGTTGCAACTCCAAAGATAAGCTGTACTTTTTAAACTGACACTTCTGTATTGTTTGCTGTGTCGGTTCTGATAATGCTGTTGAATGAAAATTGGTTGTACAATGTTAGACTGGGTGTGGATTTAGTCTGATTCACTTGTAGATTTCTTATTGGCAGCTGAGTACACTGTAGCTCTTTTGGCATTCCCTATATTTTTCTATTAAGTATTCAGTTGTACTAAATTGGTCTTTTTACTTCATACTGTTGAAATACATCGTATAACAGTCTTTGTTACTGTTCTAAGTTTTAATCTACTGTACAATGCCAAGGTTTGAACATTAAAGTCTATATCTACAATATAATGTGTGCTGAATGTATTTTGTACTTCATGAActttaagaaaatgaaataattgtgtttttgcacCATGTGATGTAGAGCAGTCATGTGTATTATGATGCAGTGCACTCAGTAACACTTTGACATCGCTGACACCTAGTGGCAGCTGGGTCAACTTCATGATAGTTGTGCAGCAGTGCAAATTCATCGCTAATGACTCCTAAGgtttgcttttttccttttgaaatacTTTATACTGTTACTTATTCAGGCCaataaaaaagatatttcaATAAGTAACATGAGCTGGAACAATCGCAGATTGATTTCATGTCTACAGTGAAGCCATAGCCTGTGCAGGTGTGTCTTAGATAAGGTGTATGGCTTCACTTAAAGGGTGAGAATCAGTGGTTTAAAGCagtgatttaaacatttcatgCCTGGGACACAACTAATGACAAGCCAAATGATagttttaaaggatttttttagGGTAAATATTTTGCCTCAGGAAATGAAAGCATACAAAGTACTGATATAGTgaattaaaaatgacttgattGCTGGATCTGGACTTGCCTCATGACCTGctggttgggaaccactggttTAAAGGATAATGAATCAAGTGTGAAGTAGGACTTTATATCAGGTCGCTGATAAATATTATTTGTACAATAggatttttaaagtttgaaaaaagTTTCCTAGTCCTTTACAAGGCATGATTATAAAGGGGTTGGTCTTTATCTGTACAGTTCTGGGTACAATGAGTACACAAAACAGTAATGCTGTGTTTTGTGGCTCAGACTGCAGGGACACAAATATGCTCTAATAAACAACAAGGAAGTGTTACAAGACAAAGCTGTGGATCGCTTACTTGGaagcagtgatgtcatcatgcaTAACTAAATGGGTCCAGTACGGACTGTTACAAGTAATTACATTGTCACATATTCACTCAACAGATCTTCGACTCTCTTCGCTGCATGTGTGGCGCTCACAAGAGTCTCTTCCCATTGTGCAAAAAAACGAATGTTTCCCTGATCAGTTCATTGCAGTCAAAGTTATTTCACCACAGACATTTCAGCAGTGTTGAAAGGAGTATTTTTAGAAGTGAAAGCAGATTTCCTGTCAGCGTTTCACCTTTATATATGATgggtttttctttaaattaataTTACAGGTGCCtaaatgtttgtgtcacattttactGCTGAAGATATTTTATAATTGAGTTCATATGAAGTACTTTATACTGCGGTAATGTTAGTTACATTCTACCACTGATTTGAGGACACACCTGCATGCCAACATGAGCTACAAAGTTTTGTGTAAGTATTCAGATATCTTGTCAGCACTTTTGGGTTTGTTTAGACATGCTGGGATCCTGCAGAGCCTTGCACTCTGTCTGGCGTCACCTATGTAAAAAAATGCCACTTGAGTGCCAAGTTTCCTGTGGTCATGTGTTCCATGTGACATTGAGTTCTGAGCAGTCGTGTGATCGTGACCAACCCGTCTGGTGATTCCAGTTGTCAAGCATGCATGCAGGGTGACTGTGGGAGACGCCCTGATGTGTTCTTGTTGATGTTAGCGCGTtgattgttttgtgtcagtTGGATTGTTTGTGATGGTTATTTGCgcatttatattttgtttagatgtttgTACGTTTCCATGTTTTTGTGACTGAGGACCCCCTTGAAAATGACATGGTTTGTccttaaattaaatgtaaactaGTATTACTGCTTCACAGCTGTAAACCTCTGCACACCAGACAAGTTGCTGTTCCTTTTGTGCAAAATGTTATCAGGTCACaatgaagttgacctttgaccactaACATCTAGTGAGATCATCCGAGTGTCCGAATAGATGTTTTatgccaaatttgaagaaattcacTAAAGGTGATTCTGAGATACGAGGCTCACGAGAATGGGCTACCGTGAGGTCACACTGACCTCGACATTTGACTACCAAATTCTATCCAGCTCATCTTTGAGTACAAGTGGACACATTTTGttccaaatctgaggagaatTCCTCCAGGCTTTGAGATATCACTTGCACAAGAATCAGGTTAAGGCAACCAGAAAACATAAAACCTCTGACCATGGCTGCTGTCAGCACGGAGGCaggaaaatgtaaagttttagGTTTGTATTTGTGATAAATCTCATGTAACTTATGTATTAACCTGAATTGCATATCAGGATTTGTACTTCTATTTGCTATTACATTTGAATGGGCATTGTCAGTACACATATCAGAAAATTATGCTTAATctagcaaaaagaaaatgtataatattGTCTATGTCTCATTTTATTCACTGATTTCAGGTAGTTCAAATTCACCGTCATCTTACACAttgcagtgtgtttgcaggtcttggggagtactaacacatatatgaaaaaaaagcagtataaaGCCTAttgtagctccagaggaagctgggTGAGTTGCTctgtgggtaacgtaggcgcCAGGTTTCAGCAGTCCAGTGGTCAAGCATTGCCCTCCTGTAACAGTGTTGggactcattatggacattTTAAGAACTGATGCTCAAAATTGAtaaagcagaaccagagatatcaccttccATTTTCCAAACCTgccacctacattacccataattcaacttagccactgagtgacatcactgggggcaaTGTATTATTTTACGTACAGCTTTTTCTGGAGATGGAAAAGGCTTCAACTACATTTTCCGTGTATGCAGTAGTACTCACCAAGACCTGTAAAAGCACTTTAATATgcaaaattggtggagttaccctttaactcCAGAGGTGTTGGAAATATATACTACATCATTcaaaaaatactgacaaatgAACTGAGGCACACATAAAAAAGATTCTTATAGTGCTTAAATCTACAACAATATAATGGCTGTTTTATTGAGAAATGACCAATATCATCAGATATCCTAATTCTTTTCAGTCATGTTTAGATTGTTTTAAAGTGATTTCATACTTTGTGCTCACACTAGAGACAGTCTCGAGCgtaacataaagaaatgtacacACAGTTGGTGGTATTTGTGGTGAGTCTGTATGgctgtgcagacacacacacaaacacacacagacacagtgctGCACAATCCcatctttgtcatgttttgcgAAGAAACTGCTGGATTCATCAGCCCAGAAAGCTGCTCATCCCGTAGAGCAGCGTTGCTCGTCTGACAACACATTGCACAGAGGCTGGCTCTACTCCAACACCAATTTCTTTTGCCTGAGCTGGATTTTTTGGACTCGTGATCATGACTTTTCCTGGCTCAAACTAAGGTTTATCAGCATTAATACAAGCAACACCAATCCATACTATGAATCATATTCTGAGTTTCTGTTGAGACTTGTTGCTCATGGTCCCCGAGCTCGGCCTTACTCGGGTTAAGACGCGGATCATCTGAGAGTggataagaaaaacaaaggaggcCAAAACATATTCAGTGTCACTGCGGACACGCCCCGAATCCACCAGTCTTGGAAATATACACGAGAAGATGGTTTAGATCAGGAAACAATGCCCATCTTTCAGAAACACTGAGTTTATCAAAGGGAGCATTGTAACTGCATGCTATACAAGAGAACAACACAGGCCACAAGAAACAACTTGACCATACACTTCAAGCAAAGTTATTGCTTGCTTGATAACCAAATAATATCCAGTGTGGTTTATCGCCGGAGCCTAATTTGCGAGCCACGCACTGGCAAAAGAATGCTGTCCACTTTAAGGGCCTATGTGATATCATCCTTCAAATTCTAGCACAGGTACAGAAGCATGGAGTGCAATCTGAACCTTATTTGAGGGTAGGAACTTCAAATGTCAGTCAGATCGCTGTCCAGTTCATTATCTCCAGGGTGGTGACAGGCTCCACATTCCAGCTGGTTCTCATGGATGAGGGAAAATGAtgaatgttgaaataaacatcTTGTGCAAAATTGTGCATGTTGCTCAATGTTGAGCCCAAAACAGTCAACATTTGTCGAATGAGAACTTTTTGGTTTCCATGTAGCTGTGAATAGACACACCAGGATACATGCATGTGTGGTATGTGCAAAGTTTGGAGCTGGAGTACGGCATGTAAAATGTGAGAGCCCTCAACAACAAATCTAGTAATGAAGTCATTATAAAGTGAACTCCTGTGTGGTTATTGTAGAAGGATTAGGGAATATCACAATATATACTTCTTACCTCTCATGATTAATGACTAGAAATAGTAATAGAGTAAAATTTGCAATAAAGTGTAGAAAACCTCTGTTACAAAGAATtttgagataaaacaaacaaacaaacaaaaatatcaatgaACATTATGACCAGaatgtgaattaaaaacacGTTTGACATTGGCTGTGTATGAAATCACTCACTACTCCCTATATAGTACACTACACAGTGAGTGCGCCATTTTGTAATGCTGTCCGAATGTCTTGCGGTAATTATCAAACCCTATACAGTGGAGTCAAAGTATCCCACAATTCATCACGAAAAGTAGTGTACAACCGATGGCACTAACCAAGCAATATAAACCATCATGCAAagtgcttttttctctctgttgatgAGCTCCCTATATAGTCCAGTATGTTGGACTCCCTATGTAGTGACGAGGGAGTGGGGCATGAGTGAGTGATTACGGACACAGACATTGACTATGACATTTTGAGTAATTTCTATCACATATTTGATAGTTTTGCATATATGATTACAATTTATATAGTAAAAAAACGTGGTTTTGAACTCTAAATACGGCACTTTCCCTCCATACATGACCGTGGGGCAACTGTGGTGTGTGGGATGGCAAATAACTgattacaaaacaaatattgccAAATTGATGGCGCAATAGGCAGCAAATGTTCAAACAACCTGTTGTTTTAttacaaaacatgaaataaaatctcAGTCAAAAGTCTTAAGAAGTCTCAAGTGTTTCTtaggtgtcatttttctgtaacggctgaaaacagaaaaatcgACGTTTGCGTAGAACGACCCAGAAGTATTAAGGAACAGAAATACGGTAATTTAGTAACTGCTCTCAGTGACTTTCCACCTCTGACAACAGACATTTCATAacttctgctttattttttttatcgaCACTTCCAGGTCATAAAGAGACATCTGAAGCCGCCTGATGAATAcgaggtggagcagcagcctCTTATCACACAGATGCCTCACCAGAGTGCCATACATTCAGATGACAGTGGAAGAATTTCCGCGGAGAGTGGGCGGGCCGATGGGCCAGTCGGCCTCCGTTATTGGTCAAAGCGATGTGCGCCGGCGCGCGCAAGAGCGGCGCCGTGTTCGCCGATTGGCTTAGAGGAGCCGCCCGTCAGGGGACCTGTATCCTGGCAGCAGCTCCGCCGTGTGAGAGCCGCCTGGCGCTGCTCCCGTCTCGGTTATCCTTCCACCGTTCACCCCTCCAAACAATGATATCTCTATTCCGTGCGGCTCTAAACATCCTTCATCGACTGATCTTCTGAACGCTTCGGATTGATTCGACCATCTTACAGGTACgcccatttattttattaatttcatcTCGAAGAttcatgccatttttttttctcccccctggTCAAAACGTTATAGTGGCATAGCGTGAAATACGTTCAGATGCGCCTCTTGGTCATTTTTCCTCATGAACGTGCAGCGGTGTTTCAGTGGATCCATCAAGAAACAACCTCACAGGAGAGGATGCACATGGGGAATCGAAGCAGTACGCCTCGAGGCTCGAGGGAAGGGCGCATGCAAATTGATTTCGGACACAGGATCTGAAATTTTAACAGCCATGTCGATCAGGTGCAGATTTTGCTTGTGGGAATTCACCGCAACAGGCCCCGCACAGGCCCGCGTTGAATATGTACGTTAAAAAAAAGCCGATTACAGTCGATTATAGTCgagcatttttttctctccctttacccataaatattttaaatgatcGCAAGCTCTGCTGGAAgggtgggaggggagggtgTGGACATCGGATGGGGTTATGTTACGTAATCCCTTCCCATTCATCACTCCACGCCTTTCCTCCTGAACCTCGGCCTGTTGTTCATCCCACACAGCCTGGACCGTGTGGAGCTGTTGTCTCTGCTCTCCGCCTTCCCCTCATCACCGACGAAGTGAAGCACCAGGCCAGGAGAGATCTGGAGCGAGAACAGCACGCCGGCGATGTGTTTGCCTGGCTTTAACCCTGGCCTCAGTGCACATCTGTAGAGGGCACTCTATCAAAGATAGCcccgaggaaaaaaaacattacagtgtGCACATTTCAGCTCACTTTATTTAATAAGCCAGTCATACTGACCCCAATTCTCTTGAATATTTTCTGAGGTGTGATGGATAATTATGCCAGATTTGACTGGGGAGAGCCAATCAAGCGTCTTAAATAGGTAGAGATGCACAACGCTTGGCCAGCTCTGAGCCATTTTCCAGTGTTGTGATTATTTTACATCTCCAAGTGGAAATGGCTCTGCAAGAAGAAGTCACACCTTTGTCGCTTCTGTTGGCTATTACCGTTTAGTGAGTATCTGTAACAGATAATGTAGTTTAAAGTATCATGAGAGTTAAATTTGGGTCTATATCTGTACTCACGAGGAAGAAAAGTCCTCATTAGACTGCTGAATGATGCTGAATTCGTAAAAATTCCACTCATTatgattcatgaaaaaaaaagtttcacacgCTGAattctgaggctgttctgtCTATAATCTTCTATTAGATAATAAATATAGAAACTTCTTATGAACCCATTGATTTGATTGGcttaaattaacattttcaggGCCAATCTCATCCACTTCTGGTTTAAGTATAGCCCACTTGGGTTAAACACTGGGTTAACCCCACCCATTTAAAGTACTGGTATGTAACCAGATCATTTACTTAAGTTTAAACCAAAAGTTTTGATTTTGCCTGGctgaagtttttagtgaattaaaaaaatatataaattgcTGTTTAAATGTAGGATCCTGatttattgtgtattttgtgtaattttgcAGTAAATTAAGGGAACTTAGGATCCTAAAAGTATGGAAGTCCAAAGggcaaatagaaaaaaaaaggtatctAGAGAGAGATCATCctgggaaaaaatgttttccacctGTTCTTAAGTGATAatcacaggagagaaaataattaaattctTTCCTCTCAGGATTTCTGTATAGAACCATTGCACATGTTGACATCACAGTGCTATCTGTGCTTTCTTTTGGCCTGTGGTCATAATTAAGTTTCACTTTTGGCCATCCAAGGGAAGATGTTTGGGCAAAACTGATGTAACATCCCTGAGTGCGTAAGGCTGCCTTTAGGATTAGCTGCCTGTcagattattttatcattaataCTTTAATTCATTATGATGTGAAAACAACTTCCACTCTCTCAAGCATTAAAAGCTATTTATAAATCCTGCCTCCCACCTCTTAAGCATATTAGATGCTGTGGGGAAATATTGATTCTGTGTCCAGTTCGACACTTGTCCTGAAGTAATATCCTGTTTGCAATCACCCGCACTGAGGAATGAGGTAGAGCACCTCGTTGGCAAAATTTATGACTGTGGGGACGGCAAAGGTCAGCGTTTTATTGCACCTGAGGTCCTGAGGTTTGCAACAGGCCTGTAAAGTAGTGCTTCCATTGTAGAGCAGACTCAGTCATGAATTATATCTCAattaaaatctgtcaaaataatgtcaaaataatgttttgacaGTATCAAGCAGCCACACTGGAACGCAACAATTTGAGATGAATCCATCATTAATTACCAAAACATCAGGTTAATTCACTTGTTGAAATTAAAACACtcaaagctgcactaatcaataaCAATGGTTCAAATGACTAATAGGAATGAGGTCGCTGCAGCGtcacacagactgcagctcATCTCTATGAAGCCTTCCAGTCTGTTTGTTGTACTCTATGGTTTATTGTTTGTCTCCACTAGCCCACAACTCCTCTCTCATCAACCCCCGACTCCAGCTGCAACAGGCTGCTGTATTCAGCAATAAACCCACTGCACCCTACCTGCTGCTCAGAAGCCAAATGGCAAATGGACACATGTAGCAACTAACTGGTGAATATAGTGAAGCATTAAGCAGATAAAGAGACTGATACTTTTCTTagaagttggtggagaccaaaactgaGCTAAAAGGTAATGCTGATATTGTTCTGTAGCTGCTGAATAGGTTAACACGTTCAGTGAGATGTCAGCCATAACAGCCTAAAATAGTTATAATTAGTTAATGTACTTTTGgtggaaatgacaaaaaaaaatgcagctttagtttaaaacattaaaaaatcacaagtttatcagcagaatgtgaagaaaattaTCAGTTTTGACAGAGTGTCAAAgcagtctgtgttgtgttgcacaGATACAGTATTTACTGAACAAGCTAGCCCCAGAACATCCTGTCCTGCAATAACact includes:
- the stmn1b gene encoding stathmin 1b is translated as MEASGDIQVKELNKRASGQAFEVILSPSASNAKAEFLLSPLKKKETSLDEIKKKLEAAEERRKSHGAETLKHLAEQREHEKEVVQKAMEERCNFIKVTKEKLDQKMVANKENRTAQMAALTEKFKEKDKKLEEVKKNKEVMKESKN